Below is a window of Gemmatimonadota bacterium DNA.
CACGAAGGAGGCCTTCGGGATCATGAAGGACCAGGATCCGCAGGGCGGCCGGATCATCAACAACGGGTCGGTCTCCGCCCATGTGCCCCGGCCGAACTCGGCACCGTACACGGCCACCAAGCACGCCGTAACCGGCCTGACGCGTTCGACTTCCCTCGATGGGCGGAAGTACAACATCGCCTGCGGGCAGATCGACATCGGAAACGCGGCCACGGAGATGACCCAGCGCATGAAGGAAGGCATCCTGCAGCCGACCGGCGACCTGCTGGCCGAGGCCAGGATGCACGTGAAGAACGTGGCCGACGCCGTCGTCTTCATGGCCGGCCTGCCCCTCGACGCCAACGTACAGTTCATCACGGTCATGGCCACCACCATGCCCTATATAGGACGGGGATAAATGTCGGTAACCAGAGCAAAGCCCGTCGAGATCACCGACGCGCAGAAGCAACAGTACCAGGAGGAAGGGTACTTCATTCTCGAGTCCGCCCTGGACGATGAGCAGCTGGAATACATACGCGGCGAGTGCGACCGCCTGCGGGTCGAGATGGAAGCCGAAATGGCTCGGGATTCAGAGAAGTCCCGGGGCATCACCCACAAGGGCAGCCGTTATTTCATCTCGAACCGGCACCGCGACAATCCCAGCCTGCGGCCCTACATATTCAGCGAGATCATGGCCGAGATCTGCAGGAGCACCCTCGGCGATACCGCCTATCTCTTTCACGAGCAGTTCGTGGTCAAGGGGCCCGAAGTCGGCATGAAATTCGGCTGGCACCAGGACTCGGGCTACGTGGGGTTCGACCACAGGCCCTACATGAGTTGCTGGGCCGCCCTCGACGACGTCTCCGACGAGAACGGCACGGTCTACATCCTACCCTTTTCCCGCGCGGGCACGAGGCGCCGCCAGGATCACCGCATCGTGGACGAGACCAACGACAAGATCGGCTATTTCGGGGACGATCCGGGCGTGCCCGTGGTCGCGCCGGCCGGGAGCATCGCCGTGTTCTCCAGCGTCTCCTTCCACCGCAGCAGCCCGAATACCTCCGACGGCTGGCGGAGAGTATTCCTTACGCAGTACTCCGCCGAACCGATCCTGACCGAGGACGGCACGCGAAACTGGAGCAACGCGGAGCCCTTTCTCGTGGACGGCAAGCGCGTGACCACTGATTAGGCGCGGCAACCTGAATAAATCCAGCAACGGGATCAGACACGGCAGTTAAAGGAGCGGATCCGTGACCACCATCACCGGCGTGAAGTGCATCCGGACGCGTTCGAACGGCACCTGGGGCATCGTCAAGATCACCACGAATCAGCCCGGTCTGCACGGCATTGGTTCGGCAAGCGACCACTACCATCAGCGCGCCGTCGTCGAGGCCGTCGAGTCCATGCTGGCCCCTAAGCTCATCGGACGGGACGTCAGCCGCATCGAGGACATCTGGCAGACCTTCTACACGAGCGGTTACTGGCGCAACGGCGCCGTCACCAACACGGCCCTGTCCGGGATCGACATGGCCCTGTGGGACATCAAGGGCAAGGAAGCCGGCATGCCCGTCTACCAGCTCCTCGGCGGTGCCTGCCGGAGCGCCGTGCCCTGTTACGCCCACGCGGGGGGCGGCACGCCCGAAGCCCTGCTGGAAGCCATTCAGGGATACCTGGACGAAGGATTTCCCGTGGTCCGGTGCCAGTTGGGCGGTTACGGCGGCGGCGGATTCATCCCTTCGGAAGATGCACCCCGGCCCGCCAATGCCTGGCCCGCCGACAAGGTCTTCGACGACGAGGCCTACATCGAAGCCATTCCGAACATGTTCGAATACCTGCGGTCGAAGCTCGGATTCGGCCCCAAGCTGACCCACGATGTGCACGAGCATCTCCGGCCGCAGTCGGCGGTGGCCCTGTCCAAGCGCCTCGAACCCTACCGGCTCTTCTTCCTCGAGGATGTCCTTTCACCCGAACAGGTGCAGTGGTACCGCCTGATCCGGGAGCAGTGCACGACGCCCCAGGCCATGGGCGAACTCTTCGTGAATCCCCACGAATGGACGCCTCTCATCACCGAGCGCCTCATCGACTACGTCCGGGTGCGGGTATCCAAGGCGGGTGGCATCACGCCGTGCCGCAAGATCGCGAGCCTCTGCGAATCTTTCGGCATCAACACCGCCTGGCAGGAAGGGGGCGACAACGACCCGGTCAACCAGGCCGCGGCCGTTCACCTCGACATGTCGAGCTGGAGCTTTGGGATCCAGGAAGAGAACACCTTCAGCGAGGCGGAATACGCGGCGTTCCCCGGCGCCTGCGAGTTAAGGGAAGGTCACCTCTACGCCAACGACAGTCCCGGACTGGGGTTGGATATCGACGAGGATGCGGCGGCGAGGCTGCTGAACGCGGAGGACGCGGCTACGCCCCGGTACGCCGCGGAGGACCGCAGGGCGGATGGCAGTATCGTCCGGCCCTGAAACGGACTGACTCCCAACGAGTCCGGTTTCAAACTCGAAAATACGCAGGAGATTGCGCTAGGGCTTCGTATCGGCGTTGACAGGCGGCTCGTCATTGCCCAGGAACCGCTCCGCCGTGTTTCTCGTGGCCGGATTCGTCCTGAAATCTGCAATCCACGGCTCGCGGAAGTAGACCTGCTTCTCGCGCGGTAGTCCCGCGATGACTTCAGGCGGGGTCTTGAGCCGGTGCCAGTGTGTGGCCAGGTGGGAATAGGCGTTGAGGACGGTGACCCGGGGCTCGTCCCGGTTCCACACGGGACCGGCGTGACAGGTGTTCTCGGTGAAGAACACCGCGCTCCCCGCGGGACAGGCGTAGGTCATGAGGAACTCGCTTCGCTTGCCGTCCTCCAGTGACATGTGATCGGGATGCATGGGGAAGTTCGCCTTGTGGCTCCCCACCACGAAATGCGTGCTCTGGTCTTCCATGCGTATATCCGTGAACTCGAAGATCACCCGGACCATGCCCGCGTAAATCTGTTCGCGCTGCACCCGGTAGCCGAAGATGGGATCGATCTGTCTGGGGCCACCCCCGTGCAGTTCCCCGTGCGCCTCTCCCTTGTTGCGCCACACGCAGCTGCAGTTTTCCAGGCGGAAATCCTTGCTGATGATCTCCTCAATCACGTCGATGACCGCGGGGTGGTCGATGAGCACGCTTGAGGGACCACCTGGCACATCGCGATGTTCCGGCGGTAGAGATTCCGGATCGTGCTTGATCAGGTAGATCTGATCGCGGATGTCCTTGACCTCATCCGCGGTGAGTATGGCCGGCCGGACCAGAAACCCGGTCAGGTCGAATCGGAAGCGTTCTTCGTCGGTTAGGGACATGGGGTGACTCCTCGCACGTATTCTCGTTAAGCACCTAAACTACTGGCCCAAAGCATCGAACTCCAGCCCAACCCGAATCGCGGAACCCGCGCCTGCATAGGTGAATGCCTCGTTGATCTCAGTGAATGAGAAGGTGTCGGAGATGATCTTGTGGAAGGGGTATTTGTCCCGTGTGCGGCTCAGGAATTCGAGGGCGCGCGGGATTACCCAGGGTTCATACACGATTACCCCTCGAATCGCCTTGCTGCACCGGACGATGTTGCCCGGATCGATCTCCGTCGGGAAGCCGAGGTTGATGTTGCCGATCCAGAGATAGCGGCCGCCCCACCTGAGCATGTCGATGCCTTCGGCGAGCACGCGGGGCGACCCCACGAACTCGGCGACCAGGTCGGCACCGACCCCACCTGTGTGATCCAGCACGAACTCAATGCGTGCTTTCATGTCGATCTCATCGACATTGAGGGTCTCGTCAGCGCCAAATTCCCGGGCGAGGGCAAGGCGCGCCGGAAACCGGTCGAGCACGATGATCCTGCCCGCCCCCATCTCCCGCGCTCCGGCGGGCGCAGAGGGGCCCGGTCCGCCCGCCCCCGGAATAACCACCGTGGCTCCCCGGGTGACACCGAGCGGGTTG
It encodes the following:
- a CDS encoding SDR family oxidoreductase, producing the protein MSESTKVAVVTGAGSGIGKACSLALLDAGYSVVLAGRRKEALESTVADAGDAADRLLIVPTDVGVASQVEHLFAETKAAHGRLDLLFNNAGTGAPAVLLEDLTAEQWQTVVDVNLTGSFLCTKEAFGIMKDQDPQGGRIINNGSVSAHVPRPNSAPYTATKHAVTGLTRSTSLDGRKYNIACGQIDIGNAATEMTQRMKEGILQPTGDLLAEARMHVKNVADAVVFMAGLPLDANVQFITVMATTMPYIGRG
- a CDS encoding phytanoyl-CoA dioxygenase family protein: MSVTRAKPVEITDAQKQQYQEEGYFILESALDDEQLEYIRGECDRLRVEMEAEMARDSEKSRGITHKGSRYFISNRHRDNPSLRPYIFSEIMAEICRSTLGDTAYLFHEQFVVKGPEVGMKFGWHQDSGYVGFDHRPYMSCWAALDDVSDENGTVYILPFSRAGTRRRQDHRIVDETNDKIGYFGDDPGVPVVAPAGSIAVFSSVSFHRSSPNTSDGWRRVFLTQYSAEPILTEDGTRNWSNAEPFLVDGKRVTTD
- a CDS encoding mandelate racemase: MTTITGVKCIRTRSNGTWGIVKITTNQPGLHGIGSASDHYHQRAVVEAVESMLAPKLIGRDVSRIEDIWQTFYTSGYWRNGAVTNTALSGIDMALWDIKGKEAGMPVYQLLGGACRSAVPCYAHAGGGTPEALLEAIQGYLDEGFPVVRCQLGGYGGGGFIPSEDAPRPANAWPADKVFDDEAYIEAIPNMFEYLRSKLGFGPKLTHDVHEHLRPQSAVALSKRLEPYRLFFLEDVLSPEQVQWYRLIREQCTTPQAMGELFVNPHEWTPLITERLIDYVRVRVSKAGGITPCRKIASLCESFGINTAWQEGGDNDPVNQAAAVHLDMSSWSFGIQEENTFSEAEYAAFPGACELREGHLYANDSPGLGLDIDEDAAARLLNAEDAATPRYAAEDRRADGSIVRP
- a CDS encoding zinc-binding dehydrogenase — translated: NPLGVTRGATVVIPGAGGPGPSAPAGAREMGAGRIIVLDRFPARLALAREFGADETLNVDEIDMKARIEFVLDHTGGVGADLVAEFVGSPRVLAEGIDMLRWGGRYLWIGNINLGFPTEIDPGNIVRCSKAIRGVIVYEPWVIPRALEFLSRTRDKYPFHKIISDTFSFTEINEAFTYAGAGSAIRVGLEFDALGQ